A portion of the Haemophilus influenzae genome contains these proteins:
- a CDS encoding fructose-specific PTS transporter subunit EIIC gives MKLFLTQSANVGDAKAYLLHEVFRAAAQKANVSIVETPAEADLVLVFGSVLPNNPALVGKKVFIIGEAIAMISPEVTLANALANGADYVAPKSAVSFTGVSGVKNIVAVTACPTGVAHTFMSAEAIEAYAKKQGWNVKVETRGQVGAGNEITAEEVAAADLVFVAADIDVPLDKFKGKPIYRTSTGLALKKTEQEFDKAFKEAKIFDGGNNAGAKEESCEKKGVYKHLMTGVSHMLPLVVAGGLLIAISFMFSFNVIENTGVFQDLPNMLMNIGSGVAFKLMIAVFAGYVAFSIADRPGLAVGLIAGMLASEAGAGILGGIIAGFLAGYVVKGLNVIIRLPASLTSLKPILILPLLGSMIVGLTMIYLINPPVAEIMKELSNWLTSMGEVNAIVLGAIIGAMMCIDMGGPVNKAAYTFSVGLIASQVYTPMAAAMAAGMVPPIGMTVATWIARNKFTVSQRDAGKASFVLGLCFISEGALPFVAADPIRVIISSVIGGAVAGAISMGLNITLQAPHGGLFVIPFVSEPLKYLGAIAIGALSTGVVYAIIKSKNNAE, from the coding sequence ATGAAGTTATTTTTAACCCAATCAGCTAATGTAGGCGATGCGAAAGCCTATTTATTACATGAAGTTTTTCGAGCAGCTGCACAAAAAGCGAATGTCTCTATTGTAGAAACACCAGCTGAAGCAGATCTTGTTCTCGTATTTGGTTCTGTCTTACCAAATAATCCCGCTTTAGTCGGTAAAAAAGTCTTTATTATCGGCGAAGCTATAGCCATGATTTCTCCTGAAGTCACGCTGGCAAATGCCTTAGCCAATGGGGCTGATTATGTTGCACCGAAAAGTGCGGTGAGTTTTACAGGTGTTTCTGGTGTAAAAAATATTGTTGCGGTAACTGCTTGTCCGACAGGCGTTGCTCATACGTTTATGTCAGCCGAAGCGATTGAAGCCTATGCGAAAAAGCAAGGTTGGAATGTAAAAGTTGAAACCCGTGGTCAAGTTGGGGCTGGCAATGAAATTACTGCAGAAGAAGTAGCGGCGGCTGATTTGGTATTTGTTGCAGCAGATATTGATGTGCCTTTAGATAAATTTAAAGGTAAGCCAATATATCGCACTTCAACAGGATTAGCCCTGAAGAAAACCGAGCAAGAATTTGATAAAGCATTTAAAGAGGCCAAAATTTTTGATGGTGGAAATAATGCAGGAGCGAAAGAAGAAAGCTGTGAGAAAAAAGGTGTGTACAAACACTTAATGACTGGCGTTTCTCATATGTTACCGTTAGTGGTTGCTGGTGGATTGTTGATCGCGATTTCCTTTATGTTCAGTTTTAATGTAATTGAAAATACAGGAGTTTTTCAAGATCTTCCCAATATGTTGATGAATATCGGTAGTGGTGTGGCGTTCAAGTTAATGATTGCCGTGTTTGCCGGTTACGTTGCATTTTCTATCGCGGATCGTCCAGGGCTTGCAGTTGGTTTGATTGCTGGGATGCTGGCAAGTGAAGCGGGTGCAGGGATTCTTGGCGGTATTATTGCGGGTTTCTTAGCGGGCTATGTGGTGAAAGGGCTAAATGTGATTATTCGATTGCCAGCAAGTCTGACTTCATTAAAACCGATTTTAATTTTACCGCTCTTAGGTTCGATGATTGTTGGTTTGACGATGATTTACCTCATCAATCCACCAGTGGCTGAAATTATGAAAGAGCTAAGTAATTGGCTTACTTCAATGGGCGAAGTGAATGCGATTGTGTTAGGTGCAATTATCGGCGCAATGATGTGTATCGATATGGGCGGACCGGTAAATAAAGCAGCGTATACTTTTTCGGTTGGATTGATTGCTTCCCAAGTTTATACACCAATGGCTGCGGCAATGGCCGCAGGTATGGTTCCTCCAATTGGTATGACAGTTGCCACTTGGATTGCTCGCAATAAATTTACCGTTAGCCAACGCGATGCAGGGAAAGCATCATTTGTTCTTGGTTTATGTTTTATTTCTGAAGGCGCATTACCATTTGTGGCAGCAGATCCAATTCGAGTCATTATTAGTTCTGTGATTGGTGGTGCGGTGGCTGGTGCGATTTCAATGGGATTAAATATTACATTACAAGCTCCGCACGGTGGATTATTTGTCATTCCATTTGTATCTGAGCCATTGAAATATCTTGGTGCAATTGCGATTGGTGCTTTATCAACAGGTGTAGTTTACGCCATTATTAAATCAAAAAACAATGCGGAATAA
- the secG gene encoding preprotein translocase subunit SecG, producing MYQVLLFIYVVVAIALIGFILVQQGKGANAGASFGGGASGTMFGSAGAGNFLTRTSAILATAFFVIALVLGNMNSHKGNVQKGTFDDLSQAAEQVQQQQAAPAKDNKNSDIPQ from the coding sequence ATGTATCAAGTTCTTTTATTTATTTATGTTGTTGTCGCGATTGCCTTGATCGGGTTTATTCTCGTTCAACAAGGTAAAGGGGCGAACGCAGGCGCATCTTTTGGTGGTGGTGCATCAGGTACAATGTTTGGCTCTGCTGGTGCAGGTAACTTTTTAACACGTACTAGTGCGATTTTAGCAACCGCATTTTTTGTTATTGCCCTTGTTTTAGGTAATATGAATTCACATAAAGGCAATGTTCAAAAAGGTACTTTTGACGATTTATCACAAGCTGCAGAGCAAGTTCAGCAACAACAAGCAGCTCCAGCGAAAGACAATAAAAATAGCGACATCCCACAATAA
- a CDS encoding DNA topoisomerase III: MRLFIAEKPSLARAIADVLPKPHQRGDGFIKCGDNDVVTWCVGHLLEQAEPDAYDPKFKQWRLEHLPIIPEKWQLLPRKEVKKQLSVVEKLIHQADTLVNAGDPDREGQLLVDEVFSYANLSAEKRDKILRCLISDLNPSAVEKAVKKLQPNRNFIPLATSALARARADWLYGINMTRAYTIRGRQTGYDGVLSVGRVQTPVLGLIVRRDLEIEHFQPKDFFEVQAWVNPESKEEKTPEKSTALFSALWQPSKACEDYQDDDGRVLSKGLAENVVKRITNQPAEVTEYKDVREKETAPLPYSLSALQIDAAKRFGMSAQAVLDTCQRLYETHRLITYPRSDCRYLPEEHFAERHNVLNAISTHCEAYQRLPNVISTEQRNRCWNDKKVEAHHAIIPTAKNRPVNLTQEERNIYSLIARQYLMQFCPDAEYRKSKITLNIAGGTFIAQARNLQTAGWKELLGKEDDTENQEPLLPIVKKGQILHCERGEVMSKKTQPPKPFTDATLLSAMTGIARFVQNKELKKILRETDGLGTEATRAGIIELLFKRGFLTKKGRNIHSTEAGRILIQALPDIATQPDMTAHWESQLTDISQKQATYQQFMHNLNQMLPDLVRFVDLNALRQLSRIKMIKSDRAKPKSAVKKSSKSNSETD, encoded by the coding sequence ATGCGTTTATTTATCGCCGAAAAACCAAGCTTAGCTCGTGCTATTGCTGACGTGCTCCCCAAGCCTCATCAACGTGGGGATGGTTTTATTAAATGTGGCGATAATGATGTGGTAACTTGGTGTGTAGGGCATTTGCTCGAGCAAGCAGAACCCGATGCTTATGATCCTAAATTCAAACAATGGCGTTTAGAACATCTCCCTATCATTCCTGAAAAATGGCAACTTTTACCGCGAAAAGAAGTAAAAAAACAGCTTTCTGTGGTGGAAAAACTGATCCATCAAGCGGATACGCTTGTTAATGCAGGAGACCCTGATAGAGAAGGACAATTACTTGTAGATGAAGTGTTCAGTTATGCCAATTTATCTGCCGAAAAACGCGATAAAATTTTACGCTGCTTGATTAGCGACCTGAATCCAAGCGCGGTAGAAAAAGCGGTTAAAAAATTACAACCCAACCGTAATTTTATTCCTCTTGCCACATCCGCTCTCGCACGAGCTCGCGCCGATTGGCTTTATGGCATTAATATGACCAGAGCCTATACCATTCGAGGTAGACAAACTGGCTATGATGGCGTGCTTTCTGTTGGACGAGTGCAAACCCCTGTGCTTGGTTTAATTGTACGTCGAGATTTAGAAATTGAGCATTTCCAGCCCAAAGATTTCTTTGAAGTACAGGCTTGGGTTAATCCAGAGAGCAAAGAAGAAAAAACTCCAGAAAAATCAACCGCACTTTTCAGTGCCTTATGGCAACCCAGCAAAGCTTGTGAAGATTACCAAGATGATGACGGCAGGGTGCTCTCTAAAGGATTAGCAGAAAACGTTGTAAAACGTATTACAAATCAACCTGCAGAAGTAACCGAATACAAAGACGTTCGTGAAAAAGAAACAGCACCTTTGCCTTATTCCCTTTCTGCGTTACAAATTGATGCAGCAAAGCGATTCGGTATGTCCGCTCAAGCCGTATTAGATACGTGCCAACGTCTATATGAAACTCATCGTTTAATTACTTATCCGCGTTCTGATTGTCGCTATTTGCCCGAAGAACATTTTGCTGAACGACACAATGTATTAAATGCAATTTCAACCCATTGTGAAGCTTATCAACGCTTACCAAATGTCATTTCAACTGAACAGAGAAATCGCTGTTGGAATGATAAAAAAGTAGAGGCTCACCATGCAATCATTCCGACTGCCAAAAATCGTCCAGTAAATCTAACACAAGAAGAACGTAATATTTACAGCCTTATCGCTCGCCAATATTTAATGCAATTTTGTCCTGACGCAGAATATCGTAAAAGTAAAATCACATTAAATATCGCTGGCGGTACTTTTATAGCTCAAGCGCGAAATTTACAAACGGCTGGGTGGAAAGAATTATTAGGCAAAGAAGACGACACAGAAAATCAAGAACCCTTATTACCAATAGTAAAGAAAGGACAAATTTTGCATTGTGAACGCGGAGAAGTGATGAGTAAAAAAACTCAGCCGCCAAAACCTTTCACCGATGCAACCTTGCTTTCAGCAATGACGGGCATTGCACGATTTGTACAGAATAAAGAACTCAAAAAAATCCTGCGAGAAACCGATGGATTGGGTACAGAGGCTACTCGCGCTGGCATCATTGAATTACTTTTTAAACGCGGTTTTTTAACGAAAAAAGGGCGAAATATTCATAGTACAGAAGCTGGAAGAATTTTAATTCAGGCATTACCAGATATTGCCACCCAACCAGATATGACGGCTCATTGGGAATCGCAACTCACAGACATTAGTCAAAAACAAGCAACCTATCAACAATTTATGCATAACTTGAATCAAATGTTGCCTGATTTAGTCCGTTTTGTAGATCTTAATGCATTAAGACAATTAAGCCGCATTAAAATGATTAAATCCGATAGAGCGAAACCTAAAAGTGCGGTAAAAAAATCCAGTAAATCAAACAGTGAAACTGATTAA
- the recR gene encoding recombination mediator RecR encodes MQSSPLLEHLIENLRCLPGVGPKSAQRMAYHLLQRNRSGGMNLARALTEAMSKIGHCSQCRDFTEEDTCNICNNPRRQNSGLLCVVEMPADIQAIEQTGQFSGRYFVLMGHLSPLDGIGPREIGLDLLQKRLVEESFHEVILATNPTVEGDATANYIAEMCRQHNIKVSRIAHGIPVGGELETVDGTTLTHSFLGRRQID; translated from the coding sequence ATGCAAAGCAGCCCACTTTTAGAACACCTTATTGAAAACTTACGTTGTCTTCCTGGCGTAGGGCCTAAATCGGCGCAACGTATGGCTTATCATCTTTTACAACGTAATCGTAGCGGTGGAATGAATTTAGCTCGAGCACTCACAGAAGCCATGTCTAAAATTGGCCATTGTTCACAATGTCGAGACTTTACGGAAGAAGACACTTGCAACATTTGCAATAATCCACGCCGTCAAAATTCAGGTTTGCTTTGTGTCGTTGAAATGCCAGCAGATATTCAAGCGATTGAGCAAACGGGGCAATTTTCAGGACGTTATTTTGTTTTAATGGGACACTTATCGCCACTTGATGGTATTGGACCTCGTGAAATTGGCTTAGATTTACTGCAAAAACGCTTAGTAGAAGAATCTTTCCACGAAGTGATTCTTGCAACAAACCCAACTGTGGAAGGCGATGCAACAGCAAATTACATCGCTGAAATGTGCCGCCAACACAATATCAAAGTGAGTCGTATCGCTCACGGTATCCCTGTCGGAGGGGAACTGGAAACTGTGGACGGCACAACGCTTACTCACTCTTTTCTAGGTCGTCGTCAAATCGACTAA
- a CDS encoding YbaB/EbfC family nucleoid-associated protein: MFGKGGLGGLMKQAQQMQEKMQKMQEEIAQLEVTGESGAGLVKITINGAHNCRRIDIDPSLMEDDKEMLEDLIAAAFNDAVRRAEELQKEKMASVTAGMPLPPGMKFPF, from the coding sequence ATGTTTGGAAAAGGCGGTTTAGGCGGCTTGATGAAACAAGCCCAACAAATGCAAGAAAAAATGCAAAAAATGCAAGAAGAAATCGCGCAACTAGAAGTAACAGGTGAATCTGGTGCAGGTTTAGTGAAAATCACAATTAATGGTGCACATAACTGCCGCCGCATTGACATTGATCCGTCTTTAATGGAAGACGATAAAGAAATGTTAGAAGATTTAATCGCAGCTGCTTTTAATGATGCGGTGCGTCGTGCAGAAGAATTACAAAAAGAAAAAATGGCATCGGTTACCGCTGGAATGCCATTACCACCAGGAATGAAGTTTCCGTTTTAA
- a CDS encoding 23S rRNA (adenine(2030)-N(6))-methyltransferase RlmJ yields the protein MLSYRHSFHAGNHADVLKHIVLMLILENLKLKEKGFFYLDTHSGVGRYRLSSNESEKTGEYKEGIGRLWDQTDLPEDVARYVKMIKKLNYGGKELRYYAGSPLIAAELLRPQDRALLTELHPNDYPILRNNFSDDKNVTVKCDNGFQQVKATLPPKERRGLVLIDPPYELKEDYDLVVKAIEEGYKRFATGTYAIWYPVVLRQQTKRIFKGLEATGIRKILKIELAIRPDSDQRGMTASGMVVINPPWTLETQMKEILPYLTKTLVPEGTGSWTVEWITPE from the coding sequence ATGCTGAGTTATCGTCACTCATTTCACGCAGGCAATCACGCCGATGTCTTGAAACATATTGTTTTAATGCTCATTTTGGAAAATCTTAAACTCAAAGAAAAAGGCTTTTTTTACTTGGATACGCACTCTGGCGTGGGGCGTTATCGTTTATCCTCAAACGAATCAGAAAAAACGGGGGAATATAAAGAAGGTATTGGACGCTTGTGGGATCAAACCGACTTACCCGAAGATGTTGCACGTTATGTAAAAATGATCAAAAAACTCAATTATGGTGGCAAAGAACTACGTTATTACGCGGGTTCTCCATTAATTGCCGCTGAATTGTTGCGCCCACAAGATCGTGCACTATTGACTGAGCTTCATCCTAACGATTATCCAATTCTTCGCAATAATTTTAGCGACGACAAAAATGTCACCGTAAAATGTGACAATGGCTTTCAACAAGTCAAAGCAACGCTTCCGCCAAAAGAACGCCGAGGCTTAGTACTCATCGATCCGCCTTATGAATTAAAAGAAGATTATGATCTTGTCGTCAAAGCCATTGAAGAAGGTTATAAACGTTTTGCCACTGGCACTTATGCGATTTGGTATCCTGTTGTATTACGCCAACAAACTAAACGTATTTTTAAGGGCTTAGAAGCAACGGGAATTAGAAAAATTCTAAAAATTGAGCTCGCTATTCGCCCTGATAGCGATCAACGAGGAATGACCGCAAGCGGTATGGTGGTAATTAATCCACCTTGGACATTAGAAACCCAAATGAAAGAAATTTTGCCTTATCTCACAAAAACATTAGTTCCAGAAGGTACTGGAAGCTGGACTGTCGAATGGATTACACCAGAGTAA
- a CDS encoding penicillin-binding protein 1A, protein MRIAKLILNTLLTLCILGLVAGGMLYFHLKSELPSVEALKTVELQQPMQIYTADGKLIGEVGEQRRIPVKLADVPQRLIDAFLATEDSRFYDHHGLDPIGIARALFVAVSNGGASQGASTITQQLARNFFLTSEKTIIRKAREAVLAVEIENTLNKQEILELYLNKIFLGYRSYGVAAAAQTYFGKSLNELTLSEMAIIAGLPKAPSTMNPLYSLKRAEERRNVVLSRMLDEKYISKEEYDAALKEPIVASYHGAKFEFRADYVTEMVRQEMVRRFGEENAYTSGYKVFTTVLSKDQAEAQKAVRNNLIDYDMRHGYRGGAPLWQKNEAAWDNDRIVGFLRKLPDSEPFIPAAVIGIAKGGADILLASGEKMTLSTNAMRWTGRSNPVKVGEQIWIRQRANGEWQLGQIPSANSALVSLNSDNGAIEAVVGGFSYEQSKFNRATQSLVQVGSSIKPFIYAAALEKGLTLSSVLQDSPISIQKPGQKLWQPKNSPDRYDGPMRLRVGLGQSKNMIAIRAIQTAGIDFTAEFLQRFGFKRDQYFASEALALGAASFTPLEMARAYSVFDNGGFLIEPYIIEKIQDNTGKELFVANPKIACIECNDIPVIYGETKDKINGFANIPLGESALKPTDESTNGEELDQQPETVPELPELQSNMTALKEDAIDLMAAAKNASSKIEYAPRVISGELAFLIRSALNTAIYGEQGLDWKGTSWRIAQSIKRSDIGGKTGTTNSSKVAWYAGFGANLVTTTYVGFDDNKRVLGRGEAGAKTAMPAWITYMKTALSDKPERKLTLPPKIVEKSIDTFTGLLSPNGGRKEYFIVGTEPTRTYLSEMQERGYYVPTELQQRLNNEGNTPATQPQELF, encoded by the coding sequence ATGCGGATCGCAAAATTAATATTAAACACCCTATTAACTTTATGTATTTTAGGTTTAGTAGCAGGCGGAATGTTGTATTTCCACCTAAAATCTGAATTGCCCTCAGTCGAAGCATTAAAAACCGTTGAATTACAGCAACCAATGCAGATTTATACGGCAGACGGTAAATTAATTGGCGAAGTGGGCGAGCAACGCCGTATTCCAGTGAAATTAGCCGATGTGCCACAACGCTTAATTGACGCATTTTTAGCGACGGAAGACAGCCGTTTTTACGATCATCACGGATTAGACCCTATCGGCATTGCCCGTGCATTATTTGTCGCAGTGAGTAATGGCGGTGCATCACAAGGCGCAAGTACGATTACTCAACAATTAGCGCGTAACTTTTTCTTAACCTCAGAAAAAACCATTATTCGTAAAGCTCGTGAAGCAGTGCTTGCGGTAGAAATCGAAAATACCCTCAACAAACAAGAAATCTTAGAGCTTTATTTAAACAAAATCTTTTTAGGCTATCGTTCTTATGGTGTTGCAGCGGCAGCACAAACCTATTTCGGTAAATCATTGAATGAATTGACCTTATCGGAAATGGCGATTATTGCTGGTTTACCTAAGGCACCTTCAACAATGAATCCGCTTTATTCGCTAAAACGTGCAGAAGAACGCCGCAATGTGGTGCTAAGCCGTATGTTAGATGAAAAATACATCAGCAAAGAAGAATATGATGCTGCATTGAAAGAGCCGATTGTGGCGAGCTATCACGGCGCAAAATTTGAATTTCGAGCCGATTATGTCACTGAAATGGTGCGTCAAGAAATGGTGCGTCGTTTTGGCGAAGAAAATGCTTACACCAGTGGTTATAAAGTATTTACCACTGTACTTTCAAAAGACCAAGCTGAAGCCCAAAAAGCTGTGCGTAATAACTTGATTGATTACGATATGCGTCACGGTTATCGCGGTGGCGCACCATTATGGCAAAAAAATGAAGCCGCTTGGGACAATGATCGCATTGTCGGTTTTCTACGCAAACTACCTGATTCAGAGCCATTTATTCCTGCGGCAGTGATTGGAATTGCAAAAGGCGGTGCTGATATATTGCTCGCTTCTGGGGAAAAAATGACCTTATCAACCAATGCAATGCGTTGGACAGGCAGAAGCAATCCTGTGAAAGTCGGCGAGCAAATTTGGATTCGTCAGCGTGCTAATGGGGAATGGCAATTAGGACAAATTCCCTCAGCAAATTCAGCATTAGTTTCTCTTAATTCAGATAATGGTGCGATTGAAGCAGTGGTCGGTGGCTTTAGTTATGAACAAAGTAAATTCAACCGTGCGACACAATCTTTAGTTCAAGTGGGTTCTTCTATTAAACCATTTATTTATGCTGCAGCATTAGAAAAAGGCTTAACGCTTTCAAGCGTATTACAAGACAGCCCGATTTCTATTCAAAAACCAGGACAAAAACTGTGGCAACCGAAAAACTCGCCTGATCGTTATGATGGGCCGATGCGTTTACGTGTAGGATTAGGTCAATCCAAAAATATGATTGCTATTCGTGCGATCCAAACGGCAGGTATTGATTTCACTGCAGAATTTTTACAACGTTTTGGCTTTAAACGTGATCAATATTTTGCTAGCGAAGCCTTGGCTCTTGGTGCAGCCTCTTTCACGCCATTAGAAATGGCTAGAGCTTATTCGGTGTTTGATAATGGTGGTTTCCTCATTGAACCTTATATTATTGAAAAAATTCAAGATAACACAGGAAAAGAATTATTTGTCGCAAACCCTAAAATTGCTTGTATTGAATGTAATGATATCCCTGTGATTTATGGCGAAACTAAAGACAAAATCAACGGCTTTGCGAATATTCCTTTAGGCGAGAGTGCCTTAAAACCAACAGATGAAAGCACCAATGGCGAAGAATTAGATCAACAACCTGAAACTGTGCCTGAATTGCCAGAATTACAATCAAATATGACCGCACTTAAAGAAGATGCGATTGATTTAATGGCTGCAGCAAAAAATGCTTCGTCGAAAATAGAATATGCACCACGAGTCATTAGTGGCGAACTTGCTTTTCTCATTCGTAGTGCCTTAAATACGGCGATTTATGGCGAACAAGGTTTAGACTGGAAAGGCACAAGTTGGCGTATTGCACAAAGCATTAAACGTAGCGATATAGGCGGTAAAACAGGTACCACCAACAGTTCAAAAGTGGCTTGGTATGCGGGATTTGGTGCAAACTTAGTCACTACAACTTATGTTGGATTTGATGACAACAAACGTGTACTTGGGCGTGGAGAAGCGGGTGCAAAAACAGCCATGCCAGCTTGGATCACTTATATGAAAACGGCTTTAAGTGATAAGCCAGAACGTAAATTGACACTGCCGCCAAAAATTGTGGAAAAAAGCATTGATACTTTTACAGGTTTGCTTTCTCCAAACGGTGGACGCAAAGAATACTTTATTGTAGGTACTGAACCGACACGTACCTATCTTTCGGAAATGCAAGAGCGTGGTTATTACGTTCCTACAGAGTTACAGCAACGCTTGAATAATGAAGGCAATACACCAGCGACGCAACCACAAGAACTCTTCTAA
- a CDS encoding pilus assembly protein PilM, giving the protein MQFSLKNYRTLQIGIHRKQSYFDFVWFDDLEQPQSYQIFVNDRYFKNRFLQQLKTQYQGKTFPLQFVASIPAHLTWSKVLMLPQVLNAQECHQQCKFVIEKELPIFLEELWFDYRSTPLKQGFRLEVTAIRKSTAQTYLQDFQPFKINVLDVASNAVLRAFQYLLNEQVRSENTLFLFQEDDYCLAICERSQQSQILQSHENLTALYEQFTERFEGQLEQVFVYQIPSSYTPLLENWQRVETELPFIALGNALWQKDLHQQKVGG; this is encoded by the coding sequence ATGCAATTCTCCCTGAAAAATTACCGCACTTTACAAATCGGCATTCATCGTAAGCAGAGTTATTTTGATTTTGTGTGGTTTGATGATCTCGAACAGCCACAAAGTTATCAAATCTTTGTTAATGATCGTTATTTTAAAAATCGTTTTTTACAACAGCTAAAAACACAATATCAAGGGAAAACCTTTCCTTTGCAGTTTGTAGCAAGCATTCCCGCTCACTTAACTTGGTCGAAAGTATTAATGTTGCCACAAGTGTTAAATGCGCAAGAATGTCATCAACAATGTAAATTTGTGATTGAGAAAGAGCTGCCTATTTTTTTAGAAGAATTGTGGTTTGATTATCGTTCTACCCCGTTAAAGCAAGGTTTTCGATTAGAGGTTACTGCAATTCGTAAAAGTACTGCTCAAACTTATTTGCAAGATTTTCAGCCATTTAAAATTAATGTATTGGATGTTGCATCAAATGCTGTTTTGCGTGCATTTCAATATTTGTTGAATGAACAAGTGCGGTCAGAAAATACCTTATTTTTATTTCAAGAAGATGACTATTGCTTGGCGATTTGTGAAAGATCTCAGCAATCACAAATTTTACAATCTCACGAAAATTTGACCGCACTTTATGAACAATTTACCGAACGTTTTGAAGGACAACTTGAACAAGTTTTTGTTTATCAAATTCCCTCAAGTTATACGCCATTACTAGAAAATTGGCAGCGAGTAGAAACAGAACTCCCTTTTATTGCACTTGGCAACGCGCTATGGCAAAAAGATTTACATCAACAAAAAGTGGGTGGTTAA
- the comB gene encoding competence protein ComB: MSMNLLPWRTYQHQKRLRRLAFYIALFILLAINLMLAFSNLIEQQKQNLQAQQKSFEQLNQQLHKTTMQIDQLRRAVKVGEVLTSIPNEQVKKSLQQLSELPFQQGELNKFKQDANNLSLEGNAQDQTEFELIHQFLKKHFPNVKLSQVQPEQDTLFFHFDVEQGAEK, from the coding sequence ATGTCGATGAATTTATTGCCTTGGCGTACTTATCAACATCAAAAGCGTTTACGTCGTTTAGCTTTTTATATCGCTTTATTTATCTTGCTTGCTATTAATTTAATGTTGGCTTTTAGCAATTTGATTGAACAACAGAAACAAAATTTGCAGGCACAGCAAAAGTCGTTTGAACAACTTAATCAACAGCTTCATAAAACTACCATGCAAATTGATCAGTTACGCAGAGCGGTGAAAGTTGGTGAAGTTTTGACATCTATTCCCAACGAGCAAGTAAAAAAGAGTTTACAACAGCTAAGTGAATTACCTTTTCAACAAGGAGAACTGAATAAATTTAAACAAGATGCGAATAACTTAAGCTTGGAAGGTAACGCACAAGATCAAACAGAATTTGAACTGATTCATCAATTTTTAAAGAAACATTTTCCCAATGTGAAATTAAGTCAGGTTCAACCTGAACAAGATACATTGTTTTTTCACTTTGATGTGGAACAAGGGGCGGAAAAATGA
- the comC gene encoding competence protein ComC yields the protein MKAFFNDPLTPFGKWLSQPFYVHGLTFLLLLSAVIFRPVLDYIEGSSRFHEIENELAVKRSELLHQQKILTSLQQQSESRKLSPELAAQIIPLNKQIQRLAARNGLSQHLRWEMGQKPILHLQLTGHFEKTKTFLTALLANSSQLSVSRLQFIKPEDSPLQTEIIFQLDRETK from the coding sequence ATGAAAGCTTTTTTTAACGATCCTTTGACTCCTTTTGGAAAATGGCTAAGTCAGCCTTTTTATGTGCACGGTTTAACCTTTTTATTGCTATTAAGTGCGGTGATTTTTCGCCCCGTTTTAGATTATATCGAGGGGAGTTCACGTTTCCATGAAATTGAAAATGAGTTAGCGGTGAAACGTTCAGAATTGTTGCATCAGCAGAAAATTTTAACTTCTTTACAGCAGCAATCGGAAAGTCGAAAACTTTCTCCAGAACTGGCTGCACAAATTATTCCTTTGAATAAACAAATTCAACGTTTAGCTGCACGCAACGGTTTATCTCAGCATTTACGTTGGGAAATGGGGCAAAAGCCTATTTTGCATTTACAGCTTACAGGTCATTTTGAGAAAACGAAGACATTTTTAACCGCACTTTTGGCTAATTCGTCACAGCTTTCAGTGAGTCGCTTGCAGTTTATCAAACCCGAAGACAGCCCATTGCAAACCGAGATTATTTTTCAGTTAGATAGGGAGACAAAATGA
- a CDS encoding pilus assembly protein PilP, whose translation MKYWFFLTALLFINCSWGQDPFDKTQRNRSQFDNAQTVMEQTEIISSDVPNNLCGADENRQAAEIPLNALKLVGVVISKDKAFALLQDQGLQIYSVLEGVDVAQEGYIVEKINQNNVQFMRKLGEQCDSSEWKKLSF comes from the coding sequence ATGAAGTATTGGTTTTTCCTAACAGCATTGCTTTTTATAAATTGCAGTTGGGGACAAGATCCTTTCGATAAAACACAGCGTAACCGTTCTCAGTTTGATAACGCACAAACAGTAATGGAACAGACAGAAATAATTTCCTCAGATGTACCTAATAATCTATGCGGAGCGGATGAAAATCGCCAAGCGGCTGAAATTCCTTTGAACGCTTTAAAATTGGTGGGCGTAGTGATTTCTAAAGATAAAGCCTTTGCCTTATTGCAAGATCAAGGTTTGCAAATTTACAGTGTTTTAGAGGGCGTTGATGTGGCTCAAGAGGGCTATATTGTAGAAAAAATCAACCAAAACAATGTTCAATTTATGCGCAAGCTCGGAGAGCAATGTGATAGTAGTGAATGGAAAAAATTAAGTTTTTAA